Within the Salinimonas marina genome, the region GTTACGCGCCTGGCGCTGTCTCAGGTAGTAATTAACAATCGGCAACTGCGATTCTTGCATGCTTATTCTGCCAGTCAGGCCCGGGCTATTTTATCTCAGCATGGTTCGCAAATTGCGCTCATTCTGCTTGATGTGGTTCTGGAGTCGGAAGATGCCGGCCTTACCGTCGTAAAATATCTGCGTGAAACCCTGCAACTGGAAGAACCCCGCATCGTGCTGCGTACCGGCCAGCCTGGTTATGCCCCCGAACAAACCATTATTACCGATTACGACATCAACGATTACAAAACAAAAACGGAACTCACCCGCAGTCGTCTGTTGACCACGGTCATTACCTCAATACGTTCTTACCAGCATATCGTCACCATCAACCAGAGTCGTTTGGGGTTGCAGAAAATTATTGATGCTTCAGCAAATCTGCTTGAAGAGCATTCGATAAAAGCCTTTTGTGAAGGGGTCGTCATCCAGCTTAGCTCGTTACTGGGGTTAGAGGCTGAAGGACTGGTCTGTGCCAAAGCCGGCTCTCTTATCGATAAAGATGCCAATACCGTGTATGTGCTTGGCGCGGCAGGTGACTTTGCCAACCTAATCAATCAGCCGGTGACCCGACTGAATAACGCGGCGATTGCAGAAAATATACAGCGTTGCCTGCGCCAGAAAACACACATTTTTGATGATGGATTCTCGGTCCTTTACTTGAATCGGGCCGGTTTCGAAGCCGCCGTGTATGTAAACCTTGCCCATGAACTGAGCGATACCAACAAACAGTTGCTGGAAGTGTTTTTATCAAGTATTGCGATCGGTTACGAAAACGTACATTTGTTTCAACAGTTGCGCAATGCGGCCTTTCGGGACTGGTTAACATTGCTGCCAAATCGTAATGAGTTTATCAACTTACTTGAAAAACCTGCCGCAGGCGATCCGCTTACTAAAGTCGTCGCCCTCATCGATATCAGCCGCTTTTCTGATATTAATGATGGCTTAGGGCAAGATGCAGGAAATGCGCTGTTGGTGTCGGTCGCCACCCGGTTGAGTTCATTTTTTGAGGCACCGGTGATCAAAGCACGTATCAGCAGTGATGTTTTTGGCCTGATTGGTCCTGCCGAAAAAATCACCCCTGAACAGATTAATAGTTTGTTTCAATCCTCATTTCAGGCGTTGGATCACACCATTCCATTAAATGTGCATATCGGGTTTTACGAAATTGCCCAGCAGGGTGACTCCGGTCTGGACATTTTAAAGCGCACCAATATTGCGCTGAACCGGGCCAAAAAGCATCATCATGATAATTTTGAATACTATGCCCCTGAGATAGAAGAGCGTACCACCTGGCAGTTGAATATGATTCGCCGGCTGCGCAATGATTTTGCTGATCGCAAATTGCAGCTATGGTTTCAGCCGCAGATCGACCTGACTAGCGAACAGGTAGTCGGGGTGGAAAGTCTGTTACGCTGGCCGGATGAGGAAGGTGGCTTTATCCCGCCGACGGTGTTTATTCCTTTGGCCGAGTATTCCGGACTCATAGTGGACATTGGGCAGTGGGTGGTGGAAGAGTCCTGCCGACGTATTCAAAGCTTAAATCAGGGCGGCTATCCGGGGCTCAGGGTGGCAGTGAACATTTCTATGCCGCAGTTTCGCGATCGTTATTTTGTGCAAAAGATCAAACAGGCACTGACCCGCTTTGAATGTCCTCCAGCACAGCTTGAATTGGAAATTACCGAAAGTGTGGTGATGGATGAGCCACAGATTGTCATTGATGCGCTGACCAGTCTCAAGCAATTCGGGGTAGCCATTGCCATTGATGATTTTGGCACCGGGTTTTCATCTATGAGTTATCTGCAGCGATTGCCGTTAGACCGTCTTAAGGTTGATCGTTCTTTTGTAAATGATATTCAGCCTGGCAAAAGCGCGGTGATTGCAGAAACCATTGTAAGCCTGGGGATTAAACTGGGCTTATGCACCATCGCCGAAGGCGTTGAACGGCCAGATCAGGCTGAATATATGAAGCAATTGGGCTGTATGGAAGCGCAAGGTTACCTGTACGCCAAACCGATGCCATTTGACGAACTTACCGCCTATTTAGAGTCCCATACTGGCTGATACGGCTACGCCGACAACAAGTCGGCGACCCGGGATTTAAGCTGTGGTACCACCGAAGCCTCGAACCAGCTGTTATTACGCAGCCAGCGATTGTTCCGACCTGAGGGGTGGGGCAATATCATAAACTTACTGTCTTTTTGAGCTTCCTTTTCTACTCCAAACGTTAATGTTCTATATTCCTTACAATAATATTGCTGGGCATAGCGACCCACCAATAGCACCAGCTCGGGCTGGATATTGGCCATCAGAAGATGATGCCAGGTAGGAGCACATTCCTTACGGGGCGGAGCATCTGCGCCATTTTTATAGCCGGGGAAACAAAAGCCCATGGGAATGAGTGAAATGAGATTGGTATTGTAAAATGTCTCGCGATCGACCCCCATCCAATTGCGCAGCCGGTCGCCACTGCGATCATTCCACGGCATCGCGGTATCGTGGGCCACAATTCCGGGAGCCTGACCAATAACAATGATACGACTGTCAGGCGAGGCCGCAAGCACTGGCCTGGGTGGCTGGGGGAGTTCACTCTGACACACGGTACATTGTCGTACTCGCGTCATCAGGCGGGTAAATTCGTCGTGTTGCTGCTTTGATGCCATATTGCCCCTACCGTTGGTACTCGTCGGTCTGGTGTTACCGGGATATCTTAGTGCTGTGGTATTGAATAGCAAAAACAGCGCGCCACAGATCACTGCCTAGCCCCTGAAAAAGGCGGCAGGCGGCAATCCGGTGGCGGGTTGGGGCGACGCTAAAAGATTCGGTTCAAGCCATTTAACGCCGCTACCCGATAGGCTTCGGCCATCGTGGGGTAGTTGAAGGTGGTGTTGACAAAATAGTCGAGTGAGTTGGCTTCCCCTTTTTGCTGCATAATCGCTTGCCCGATATGCACAATTTCAGAAGCGCGCTCACCAAAACAGTGAATACCAAGAATCTCTTTGGTTTCGCGGTGAAATAAAATTTTAAGGCTGCCGACCTGGGTGGACGCGATCTGCGCCCGGGCCAGATGTTTGAACTGGGCCCGGCCGACTTCGTAAGGCACCTTCATCTCAGTCAGCTCCTGTTCGGTCTTACCCACTGAGCTTATCTCCGGGATGGTATAAATCCCGGTGGGGATATCTTCTACCAGGCCGGAGTCGGCTTTGCCTTCCAGCATTGCTTCGGCTGCAAAGCGGCCTTGATTGTATGCGGCCGACGCCAGACTGGGATAACCAATGACATCGCCCACGGCAAAAATATTGTCCACCTCGGTTTGATAATGTTCATTCACTGATACTTGCCCCCGGGAGTCGGCCTTCAGACCGACCGTATCCAGGTTGAGCATATCAGTGTTACCGGTACGTCCATTTGCAAACAATAAACAGTCTGCCCGCATACGCTTGCCAGACTCCAGATTTAAAATAACACTGTCATCACGTCCTTCGACCGATTGGTATGTTTCATTGTTTCGTATCACCACGCCGTTGTTCCAAAGGTGATAACTCAGAGCGTCAGAAATCTCCGCATCCAGAAACGACAGTAACCGCTCGCGCATGTTGACCAGGTCAACTTTCACTCCCAGACCCCGAAAGATACTGGCGTACTCTGAACCAATCACGCCGGCGCCACAAATAATGATGGATTTTGGGTCGTGCGTCATATTCAAAATGGTGTCAGAGTTATAAATGCGTGGGTGGGTAAAGTCGATATCTGCCGGACAATAAGGGCGCGAACCGGTGGCCAGGACAATTTGACGTGCCGTCACGGTTTCATGAGAACCGTCGTTACGGGCTATATGCAATGTATGATTGTCAGCAAACCGGGCTTCCCCATAAAACAGGGTAACCCGGTTACGATCATAAAACGAAGAACGTAACTTGGACTGGCTTTGAATAACCCCACTGGCATGGCGCATGATTTCAGAAAAGCTTACATTGCGGTTAATATGATTCTCGGAAAACAGCGGCGTGTTGTTGTATTCAATCAAGCGGCTGACGGAATGGCGCAGGGCTTTTGATGGAATGGTACCCCAATGGGTGCAGCCTCCCCCACCGCCTCGTAGCGTTCCACCACCGCTACGTCTTTGCCCGCTTTGGCCAACTGCATAGCCACACCTTCACCACCCGGGCCGGTGCCTATGACGACCGCATCAAACTGATATTCAGGAGGCGATGATTTTTTTTCACGGTTTTTTTTGGTCATAGAGGATACTCGCTGTATTGCATCAATAAGAATCAGGGTACGTACGCTAAATAGAGAAAAAACGGGCAGTTTTTATTCTATAGCCGAGCATGAGTGTAGCAATATTCAGCAGGGAATAAAGCTTTGATGAAGACCGCCATCAGCTATGCTGAGTGACCTGAAGGGGCAAAATTAGCTGAAACTGGGTGCCTCCGGTGGCTGGCGCATGCACCTGAATCTTGCCTTCCATTAGCTGACATACCCACTGGTGTACCAGATGCAGACCCAATCCGGTGTTGCCCTGGTGGCGATTGCTGGTAATGAAAGGTTCAAACATTGAATCCTGCACTCGCTCGTCTATGCCCCGGCCGTTGTCGGTAACCGTCAGTGTAACCCATTTGTCGTGTTGATGTGCTTCGATGGTAATAGCAGGGTTACTCACTCCTTCAAAAGCATGATGCATACAGTTGTTGAGCAGATTTTGCAGCACCTGCGATAAGATGCCGGGAAAACTGTGCATGTAGATGGTTTTTGAACAAATAACCTCTGTATTGACCTGCTGTTGCTTGAGCTGAGGTTGCATGGCTCTTAGTAAGTCATGTATTGATTGGTAAAGATTAAATTGGGAGCAGGTTTCGTTGGTGCGATCCACCGCCAGGCGCTTGAAGTGTTTAATTAACTGACTGGCGCGCTGTAAATTAGACAACGCCAGAGAGGTGGATTCAGCACTGGCCGAAAGAAACTGTTCCAAGGCGGATCTTTTCAATCCTTGTTCAATCTCCAATTGAAGCTGTTCCAGCCGGCTCTGAATATCACTGACCGACATCACCGCCGCGCCCAACGGCGTATTCATCTCGTGCGCCACCCCGGCAACCAACATCCCTAGTGAGGCCATTTTTTCAATTTCCACGAGCTCTTCACGTAATTGTTGTTGCACAGTGAGGGTCTCGGCCAGTTCATCTTTTTCCTGATTTAATGCCTCTGCCAGGGTCTGTAACGCCAGCCCTAATGAAATTTCCCGGTATAATAAAATGCAGCCCAGAAAAAACACCAGAAGTCCGGTAACGGCCGCGGGGAGCAGAGCCTTATCAACCATTTGGCGGTAATAAGTGGACGGCGTGCGCGCAATAAAAAAAACTTTCTCATTGTCGTCTTTCTTTTCGCTGTACCGAATACGGGTATGGTTCACGCTGTACACATGGTTTTCGTCCGCCAGTTTAACCGAGACGGCTGGGCTGGCATCAAGTTGTTCCCACAACATCGGATTGTTCTGGGGCAAACTGGCAGAGCGGGATTGCACATCCGCGCCCCATTCAAAGGTTTTTTCAGGATGCAGCAGCCAGCTACGGTCGCCGTAGGCAATCATTAATTGAGTGGTATTCTGACTTAACGTCGCAAGGTAGGAAAACAGGGACGTCAGCCGAAAATTAACCACCAGAAATCCCTCTCCAAGAGGGTGTCCCGCCGGGCTATGAATCAACGCGCGAACGGTGGGCTCAAAAGGTCGGATAACCTGGCCATTTTCTATATTCAGGCTGATACGACTAAGCATCAGTTGGCCGGGGAGGGTTTGGCTGACTTTTTTGAAATAGTCTCTGTGTTGTTTATTCTGTAAGGCTTCCCTGGGCACGGTTTTTGTTTCGAGCCCGTCAAAGTCGGTGCGAAACAACTCATTGCCTTCCTGGTTCAGCCAGCGTATTTGCGAGACCTTAGGCAAAGTCCCGCCCAGGCGTTGGAATATGGCGGGCACATCGCTATCCACCTCAGGATGGGTAATCAGGTCCTGCAAATGTGAAGCCAATAAACGCATACTATTGCGCAAGTCGCCCAATTCCCGGCTAAAAAATGAATTGGCCGAAGATAGGGTGTTGATATGTTCGGTTTCTAATTGTTCAAGCTGACTCTGCAGGGTTTTTTCAAACTGGACAAAACCCGCCAAAAACGCCATTACCAGAATACATATTACCCACCACCATAACCGGGTTTGTTGAGCAAAATAGGCGTAATATCGATGCACGTAGCGGCCGCACCGTTAATGCAGCTGAGTCAGCATGGAGCGCAGCTGCTCAAAGGGCACGGGCTTTGAAAACAAAAAGCCCTGACCCACCTGATACCCATTCTGGGTGAGCACTTCACGCTGATGTTCGGTCTCGATGCCTTCTGCCACGACCACTGCACCAAATTGTTCGGCAAAATTTTTCACCATTTTTATTACCGCCAAAGCATTGCCGGTATCGTCACCGTCTAATTGAGTGACAAAGCTTCGGTCAACTTTTAATACCGTGGCAGCCAGCTTGGTAAAATGAGCGAGGGAGGAATAGCCGGTCCCGAAATCATCAATGCTCACGGTCACACCCATTTTTACCAGTTTATGCAGTATTTCGGTAACATTTTGATAGTTTTGCATCGCCTGAGTTTCGGTTATCTCAATCTCCAGCAAGGAGGATTTTACATTGCTGGTATTCAGGTGATGTTCGAGTGCCAGGATAAAATCAGGCGCCAGCAAATCCATATTTGAGACATTAAATGAAACCGGTAAGGCACAATTAAGCAATTGCAGCTGCTGCAAATGGTCAAACACCGTAGCCATTACCTGCGTATCGATTTGGGTAATCAGCCCTGAGGTCTCGGCCAGCGGAATAAACCGATCAGGGGGGAGCAGGGTATTGTCATCATACTGCCAGCGAACGAGGGCTTCAGCCCCACACACCCGGCCGCTGACCAGGTCGAATTTTGGCTGATAGTATACTTTGAGCTGTTCTTTGTTACTTAATGCCTCACGCAGATTTTTAAGCAGGGTATAGCGATTTTCCAGCGCCTGTAACAAGTGGGTGCTGTAATAACCGATAGCTTTGCCATGCCGATTGGTCTCATGCAGAGTGGCCTCGGCTAATCGTATAGCCTGTTCAGCGTCTTCTTCTTGTACCAGGCTCATATCAAGATAAGCCACTGATAATAATACTCGGTGATCAATTCCGTTTAACACCAGTATCTGCTCAGTAACCGCGCGCAGGCTGGTGGTATCGGGCGCTTGAGTTTTTGCTATTAACACGGCCAGGCAGTCTTCTTCCAGACGAACAATGGCCTGGTGCTCCGGCAGTTGCCGTCTTAACCGCTCCAGTAAGCTCTTCATCATGGTCTGCATGAAGTCGCTCCCCAGCATGATCTCGCTGGTAAAATAGTCATTGACCCGAAACAACAGTAACGCCGAGATATTGCGTTCATATTGGGAAGTGGTTTGCAGCTCGCGCTCCAGCCAGTTTCGGTTAGGAATTGCCAGCTGTGTGTCGTAATAGGCCAGCGAAGTTAGTTTATTCAGTAATGCCAGGTTAGTGAAGCCATTGCCAATATTCTGACTAAATACCATCAGTAGGGTGATGTGGCTGACCTGTAATGCCACAGCGGATTTGACAACAATCAGATAACGGCGATTATCCACCTCCTGGGTACTAAAATACAACACC harbors:
- a CDS encoding uracil-DNA glycosylase family protein; its protein translation is MASKQQHDEFTRLMTRVRQCTVCQSELPQPPRPVLAASPDSRIIVIGQAPGIVAHDTAMPWNDRSGDRLRNWMGVDRETFYNTNLISLIPMGFCFPGYKNGADAPPRKECAPTWHHLLMANIQPELVLLVGRYAQQYYCKEYRTLTFGVEKEAQKDSKFMILPHPSGRNNRWLRNNSWFEASVVPQLKSRVADLLSA
- a CDS encoding GGDEF/EAL domain-containing response regulator; the protein is MTNDALFSFAEEIEPSSLSSVTAPEWLILSVEDDAGYQQSLSLGLKGLTINNAPIRLLTANSAAQAAKVIAEHDNIAVILLDVVMEHDDAGLFLVNTIRNVIGNELVRIVLLTGQPGLAPRFDTMRDFDVNEYWNKVDLTAEKLRSVVTSNVKTWDSLHELAVAKRGLQMIVDASRSITARQEIHSFADTVLQEIAHIIGVEESGGVACIHYPQSMSVSYSPIVASSGEFSDHKATALNELLGTLDERERHQLHHNVERAVVEQEHQFGTQWTVLYFSTQEVDNRRYLIVVKSAVALQVSHITLLMVFSQNIGNGFTNLALLNKLTSLAYYDTQLAIPNRNWLERELQTTSQYERNISALLLFRVNDYFTSEIMLGSDFMQTMMKSLLERLRRQLPEHQAIVRLEEDCLAVLIAKTQAPDTTSLRAVTEQILVLNGIDHRVLLSVAYLDMSLVQEEDAEQAIRLAEATLHETNRHGKAIGYYSTHLLQALENRYTLLKNLREALSNKEQLKVYYQPKFDLVSGRVCGAEALVRWQYDDNTLLPPDRFIPLAETSGLITQIDTQVMATVFDHLQQLQLLNCALPVSFNVSNMDLLAPDFILALEHHLNTSNVKSSLLEIEITETQAMQNYQNVTEILHKLVKMGVTVSIDDFGTGYSSLAHFTKLAATVLKVDRSFVTQLDGDDTGNALAVIKMVKNFAEQFGAVVVAEGIETEHQREVLTQNGYQVGQGFLFSKPVPFEQLRSMLTQLH
- a CDS encoding bifunctional diguanylate cyclase/phosphodiesterase, which produces MTNTHYDNDELTFLDEDGSRSDHVAPGKFWNVLVVDDDEELHTVTRLALSQVVINNRQLRFLHAYSASQARAILSQHGSQIALILLDVVLESEDAGLTVVKYLRETLQLEEPRIVLRTGQPGYAPEQTIITDYDINDYKTKTELTRSRLLTTVITSIRSYQHIVTINQSRLGLQKIIDASANLLEEHSIKAFCEGVVIQLSSLLGLEAEGLVCAKAGSLIDKDANTVYVLGAAGDFANLINQPVTRLNNAAIAENIQRCLRQKTHIFDDGFSVLYLNRAGFEAAVYVNLAHELSDTNKQLLEVFLSSIAIGYENVHLFQQLRNAAFRDWLTLLPNRNEFINLLEKPAAGDPLTKVVALIDISRFSDINDGLGQDAGNALLVSVATRLSSFFEAPVIKARISSDVFGLIGPAEKITPEQINSLFQSSFQALDHTIPLNVHIGFYEIAQQGDSGLDILKRTNIALNRAKKHHHDNFEYYAPEIEERTTWQLNMIRRLRNDFADRKLQLWFQPQIDLTSEQVVGVESLLRWPDEEGGFIPPTVFIPLAEYSGLIVDIGQWVVEESCRRIQSLNQGGYPGLRVAVNISMPQFRDRYFVQKIKQALTRFECPPAQLELEITESVVMDEPQIVIDALTSLKQFGVAIAIDDFGTGFSSMSYLQRLPLDRLKVDRSFVNDIQPGKSAVIAETIVSLGIKLGLCTIAEGVERPDQAEYMKQLGCMEAQGYLYAKPMPFDELTAYLESHTG
- a CDS encoding sensor histidine kinase — protein: MHRYYAYFAQQTRLWWWVICILVMAFLAGFVQFEKTLQSQLEQLETEHINTLSSANSFFSRELGDLRNSMRLLASHLQDLITHPEVDSDVPAIFQRLGGTLPKVSQIRWLNQEGNELFRTDFDGLETKTVPREALQNKQHRDYFKKVSQTLPGQLMLSRISLNIENGQVIRPFEPTVRALIHSPAGHPLGEGFLVVNFRLTSLFSYLATLSQNTTQLMIAYGDRSWLLHPEKTFEWGADVQSRSASLPQNNPMLWEQLDASPAVSVKLADENHVYSVNHTRIRYSEKKDDNEKVFFIARTPSTYYRQMVDKALLPAAVTGLLVFFLGCILLYREISLGLALQTLAEALNQEKDELAETLTVQQQLREELVEIEKMASLGMLVAGVAHEMNTPLGAAVMSVSDIQSRLEQLQLEIEQGLKRSALEQFLSASAESTSLALSNLQRASQLIKHFKRLAVDRTNETCSQFNLYQSIHDLLRAMQPQLKQQQVNTEVICSKTIYMHSFPGILSQVLQNLLNNCMHHAFEGVSNPAITIEAHQHDKWVTLTVTDNGRGIDERVQDSMFEPFITSNRHQGNTGLGLHLVHQWVCQLMEGKIQVHAPATGGTQFQLILPLQVTQHS